The genomic interval CCAGCGGTCGGACGACTACCGCTAGGCCCCCGTGTGAGCCAGCGGTTGGACGACTACCGCTAGGCCCCCGTGTGCGCCAGCGGTTCGCCGCTGCGTAGCGCCGATTCGACTCTGTCGAGCCCGTCGGCGACGGTACAGTGGCCACACGGGCCGACGTGCGGGAAGACCCCGCGGAGTTCGTCGTCCTCCCAGTAGGCCACACAGACGACCGGAAGCGTCACGACGGAGTCGCTCCCGAGGAACACGCTGTGTCGGTCGTGACGGTCGAGCGTCGGCGCGAGCGTACAGCCGTTGTCGGCGGCCCACCGTTCCAGCGCTTCGATGTCCGAGCTCTCCTTCGGGTCGACCCCCGTCGACAGGCGCTGCCAGTACGTGACCGCGACCTCGTCGACGAACGCCTGCCGGCGGAGCGAATCGACCCGCCCGAGAACGCTGTTTTGACGCTGTTCGGTCCCTTCAGGGACCGGCGAGCGGAGATACACCGACAACTTCGTGTTGTGACTCATGATACTGTACACCTGATGAGTGTCCTACGACGGTCCCGGAGATAGCCGTATCGGTGTACATGACAGATATCCTCAGTCCGCGGTCGAAAAGGTCATTCCGCCGGCCGGCATCGGTGCCCCGCTCGCATCGAGGTCGTCGAGACAGTCCTCGATGGAGTGTGGCGTGCCGCCGCGGGCGAAGGGGGCGACCTGAACTAGTTCGTCGTCCTCGTAGATGGCCAGACACAGCGCCGGCATGACGAGTTCGGTGCGCTTCCGGCCGGTCTCCCAGCTGTAACAGAGGCGGGTGTCGAAGAAGGGCGCCAGCGAGGCCCCGGCGTCGGTGGCCCAGTCGACGAACTCGTCGTAGCGGCCCCGCTCCGGGCAGTCCTCGTCCCCGACCGGGACGCGCTTTGCCCAGACGGTCGTCCCGAACTCGTCGATGGCACTCACGTCCCGGAGCTGGGACAGTCGGTTCTCGATGGCTGCTCGGCGTTGCTCCGACGGTGTCGGCAGGTCCGACCTGACGAACAGTTCCGCTCGGCGCGTCTGTGGACACTCTGTGGTGGGCATCTGTACCGAGTGAAGTACCTCGGACATAATAAAACATTATGTTTATTAGATTATATTCCTCGCCCGAGCCGTCCGACCGCGGCTCAGTCGCCGGTGTCGTCGGGTCCGTCACTCACGTCGTCGATGTCGTCCTTTATCGACTGGAGCTCCGCGTCGACGTCCACCGGAACCTCCGTCCCCTCCGTTGGGACTGAATTATCCCCGTCGCTGGACAGTTGCTCGGCGAGGTCCGCCCGGAGCTGGCGCGCTTCCGATAGGAGCTCGCGGGCCTCCTCGTCGTCCGGTCGGCCCTCGACGGCCCCCTGAATGTCGGTGAGCGCGTCGTCCAGCCGAGCGAGTGTCGCCCGGCTCAGGTCCGACGCGCGCTCCTGTACTCCCTTCGGGGTCGACGCCGTCGCCGGCCGCCCCTCGGCGAGCCTGAGCGCCCGGCGGAGCAGCTTCAGCGCCTCGATGTTGGTCTTCAACACGAGAATGGCGGCCGGAATCGTCACGTCGCTGGTAAAGCGGAGCAACTCCCCGGGTGTCGGCGGCCGCGGGCGGCCGCTGTCGGTCCGTGGCTCGACCTCCGTCTGCAGGTCCTGTAGCGTCCTGACGAGTTCCCCCAGCAGGGCAGTGACGTCGTCCTCTGCGTCGCTCATACTCCCCCTTGCGCGGTCGGACACAAAAGCCCGCCGCGGGAATTAGGTAGACCAAAACCCTTTTTGCTTTAGGCAGACCTAATCGACAGTAATGGCAACACAGGGCGAGAGAGTTTCGGTCCCTGACGAGGAATCGGAGGAGCGACCGACCGTGACGGCACACGAGAGCCGCACAGACCGGACGGTGTTCACCGAGTCCGGCAACAAAGAAGGGTGGATTGCGACCGACCTCACTATCGAGCGCTGGCGCTGACCGACGCCGCTGCTTTTCTCTTCTCTAGTCCATCACGAGCGTGTCGCCCGCGAGGTAGTGCTCGATGTGGTGGGCGTCCTCTTCGACCTGAACCAGAATCTCCCGGAGTATCTGGGCCGTCGCGTGGTCCCCGAGGTTCTCGGCGAGTTCGATGTGGTCGCGCGTCGATTCGATGATGTCGCCGTACACTCCGAGGTCGTGTTCGAGCGACGTGCGGATGTCGTAGATGTCCTGGCCCTCGTACTCGACCGAGGCGTGTTCTTCCTGTGCGGCCGGGCCGGAGATGGGCGTTCCGCCGAGCGCCTGTGCGCGTTCCGCGAGTTCGTCGGCACCTTCTTCGAGGTGTTCGGCCGCCTCACCGAGGAACAGGTGGAGGTCGCGGAACTCCGCGCCCTCGACGTTCCAGTGGTGCTTTTTCACCTGATGGTAGAGGACGTAGGTGTCCGCCAGGTCCTGGTTCAGGGCGTCGATAACCTGCTCTGCCTTCTCTACGTCGAGCCGGAGGTCGTTCTCTTCGACGGTTCCGAACTCGCGACTGACGTGTTCTTGCGTAGCCATTGTCGTTCTATCGTACTCGCGGAACCCACTTAAAACTTCGCTTGCTGAAAAACTATTTTACGAAAGAAAAAACCAAGTTTCCGATATGGCCATGCATCTGGTCGCCACTGCAAAACTGTCGGGGTCAGTGACGGCCGGCGACGAGGGCGGTGTGGCCCTCGGGTATCGCCGAGACGTCGACGGCATCGGTCCTGATAGTCTGTTCCTGATGGACGGCGGAGACGGCGGCCAGACGGTCCGGCTCGAAATCGAGGTACTCGCCGTACTCCTCCCAGACGGTCGGTGTCACTGCGACGACGAACAGGTCCGGAGTGCGGACCAGAACGGGGTCGTCGTACTGCTTGCGCCACTCGTAGACGAGGTCCTCGACGCCCGGATTCTCCCGCATCGTCCGCTGGTGGTCGGCCACGGCGTTCTGGAGGGCTTCGAAGTCGATATCGTTGGCCGCGGCGACCTGCCTGAAGACGTCGTCGTCGAAGGGAGCGAGCAGCGTGTCGTCTGTCATGGGGCCGCCTTCGACGGCCACCCCCAAAACACCCGCTCTCTGCAGTGCCCCGTTCTATCACGAACGATAGTTATTATGCGGGATTAAGCCTGTCAATCCCCGTGCTTCGGCAGCTATTTCCACGCGGAATCGCAATTTCAAGCGAGAGGAATGGGACGATTATCGACGCTGTTTGGGCCGGAACGGGTCGCCGTGATCGGCGCGTCAGAATCCGAGGGTTCTGTCGGTCGCGCCATCACGGAAAACCTGCTTGCATCGTACGACGGCGAGGTTCTCGCGGTCAATCCGAACGCCGACGAGGTCCTCGGACTCCCGTGTCACGACGATATCGGAGACGTCGACTCCCCCGGGAGCATCGACGTGGCCGTCGTCGTCGTGCCGCCACACATCGCCGTCGATGCCATCCGCCAGTCGGGCGAGGTCGGCATCGGGAACGTCGTCGTCATCACCGCCGGGTTCGGCGAGACCGGTAGCGACGGGGCCGCCCGCGAGCGGGAACTCCGCGAGGTGGCAGAGGAGTACGACCTCAACCTCGTCGGTCCCAACAGCCTCGGCGTCATGTCGACGCCGAAAGGACTCAACGCTACCTTCGGCAACGAGATGGCCACCGAGGGGGACGTCTCCTTCATGAGCCAGTCCGGGGCCTTCGTGACGGCCGTGCTGGACTGGGCCGCCGAACGCGACGTGGGATTCAAGGATATCGTCTCGCTCGGCAACAAGGCCATTCTCGACGAGGGCGACTTCGTCGCCGAGTGGGGGGACGACCCGGACACCGACGTGATTCTGGGCTATCTGGAAGATATCGACGACGGCGAGGAGTTCATCCGCACCGCGCGCGAGGTGACACAGGACACGCCCATCGTCCTCGTCAAGTCCGGCCGGACCGACGCGGGTGCCTCCGCCGCCGCTTCCCACACGGGCGCGATGGCCGGCTCCGAACGCGCCTACGAGGCCGGGCTCGAACAGGCCGGCACCCTCCGCGTCGAATCGGTCCAGGAGCTGTTCGACTACGCCCAGATACTGTCGGGCCAGCCCCTGCCCGACGGCGAGGAGATCGCCATCGTCACGAACGCCGGCGGCCCGGGCGTGATGACGACCGACGCCGTCGGCGACTCCGACCTGTCGCTCGCGGAGTTCACCGACGAGACCTTCGAGGAGCTCCGCGAGACGATGCCCGAAGCGGCGAACATCTACAACCCGGTCGACATCATCGGCGACGCGCCGGCCGAGCGCTTCGAGCAGGCACTGGAGACGGTGCTTTCCGACGAGAACGTCTCGATGGCCGTCGTCGTCGCCTGCCCGACCGCCGTGCTCTCCTTCGAGAAGCTCGCGGAGGTCGTCGTCGAGCAGCAACAGGAAAGCGGTCTGCCGGTCGCGACGACGCTGATGGGCGGGAAGTCCGTCGGCGCCGGCCAGGAGATACTCACCGAGGCCGGTATCCCGCAGTACTTCGACCCCGCCCGCGCCGTCGGGAGCCTAGACGCCCTGACCGAGTATCGGAACATCTCGGAACGCGAGTTCGAGGCGCCCGAGCGCTTCGACGTGGACCGCGACCGCGCCCGGGAGATACTCCAGTCAGCGAGCCGTCGAGAGACGAACCGTCTGGGCGTCGAGGCGATGGACCTGCTCGACGCCTACGGCATCCCGACCCCGCAGGGGGCCGTCGTGGACTCCCCGGGCGAAGCGGCGGCCGTCGCCGAGGAGATCGGCGAGGAAGTCGTGATGAAAATCGTCAGCCCGGATATCCTCCACAAGTCCGACATCGGCGGCGTGGAGGTCGGCGTCCCGCCCGAGGAGGTCCGGGACACCTACGAGGACCTCGTCGTCCGCGCGCGGAACTACCAGTCTGACGCCACTATCCTGGGCGTGCAGGTCCAGGAGATGGTCGACCTCGACTCGGGGACCGAGACCATCCTCGGCATGAACCGGGACCCGCAGTTCGGCCCGCTACTGCTCTTTGGCCTCGGTGGTATTTTCGTGGAGGTGCTCGAAGACACGACCGTCAGGGTCGCACCAGTCAGCGAACCCGAAGCCAGAGAGATGCTCGACGATATCGAATCCGCGCCGCTGCTGCAGGGAGCTCGCGGCCGTGACCCGGTCGACGAGACGGCCCTCGTCGAGACGGTCCAGCGGCTCTCACAGCTCGTCACGGACTTCCCGGCTATCGTCGAACTGGACATCAACCCGCTCGTCGCGACGCCAGACGGCGTGCAGGCGGTCGACCTGCGGCTCACGCTCGACCAGGAGGAACTATGACCGACACGCTACTCGTCACATCAATCGAAGAAGGAATCGGCAAGACAGCTATCACCCTCGCTCTGGGTAAAGCAGCGAAGGAGGCCGGCAAGACGGTCGGCTACATGAAACCGAAGGGGACCCGGCTCCAGAGCGCGGTCGGGAAGACGCGCGACGAGGACCCGATGCTCGCCCGCGAGCTACTCGACCTCGACGCCGAGATGCACGAGATGGAGCCCATCGTCTACTCGCCGACGTTCATCAGCGAGGCCGTCCGGGGCCGCGAGAACCCGGCCGAGCTTCGCGAGCGGGTCGTCGAGAACTTCGAGGCGCTGTCGGCCGACACCGACCTCATGATGGTCGAGGGCAGCGACCGGCTCGACACCGGCGGTATCGTCGACCTCACGGACGCCGACATCGCCGAGGCGCTCGACGCCCGCGTGATGCTCGTCTGTGGCTACGGGACGACCGGCGACGCGGACAAGGTGCTGGCCGCGGCCGACCAGCTCGGCGACCGCCTCGACGGCGTGCTGTTCAACGGCGTCACCGACTCGGCGATGGACGAACTCGTCGACGACGTCATGCCGTTCCTGGAGAGCCACGACGTTCCCGTCTACGGCGCGCTGCCGCGGGTTCAGGACCTCGCCGGTATCACCATCGGGGAGCTCGCCCGGAGCCTCGGTGCGGACGTGCTCACGAACGAGGCGTCGACGGACACCCACATCGAGCGGTTCACCGTCGGCGCGATGGGCGGCAACAAGGCGCTGGACCAGTTCCGCCGGACCCGGGACGCCGTGATGGTCAGCGGCGGCGACCGCTCGGAGGTCCAGACCGCCGCGCTGGAGGCGTCGGGTATCAAGGCGCTCCTGCTCACCGGTGGGTTCCGCCCGGCCAGCGCCGTGCTGGGCCGCGCCGAGGAGGAGAACGTCCCCATCCTGCTCGTCCAGTCGGACACCCGGACCACCATCGACCGCGTCGAGGACGTGCTCCACTCCGGCCGGACCCGCGACCCGGACACCGTCACCCGGATGCAGGGGTTGCTCGCCGACGGCGTCGACGTGGATTCGCTGCTCGGGCTCTCCGAGTAGCCACGGTTTCCGCTGCGGTTCCAAGCTGGGAAAACCAGTCACAGCGCCCTCACATCTAGTTATCTCCAGACGAAACGCACCTCCATCTTTTTAGTGTCTGACGCAGTTTCTCTACACGGAGCCTATCCGGCTCCGTAGTGTCACACGTTCGGGGACTCCCTTTCCCCGACCGACCCTTTGTACGCGTTCGTTACGCTTCGCCGATGTACGAACAGAAGAGCAGCCCGTCCGTCTTCAGTTCGTACTCGACGGTCGTCGTCAGGTCGGTGTAGTCGAACGGCGCCGTGACGAGGTGGTAGCCGTTTGGCGTCTCACGGACGAGTTCCACGGTTGTCTCGGCCGCTAGCCGCTCCCGCAATCGGTCGGCGTCGGCCGCCGACGCGTCGTCGAGGTCGAAGATGAAATAGCTCTCATCGCTACAGCGGTCGGACTGGAGCACCGATTTGAACTCGCTGTCGACCCGCCGGAACTTCGCGGCCACCTCATCGTTACCGTGGAGCCGCATCTCCAGCCAATCGTCCATCCGCCGGCGAAGCTCGAAGGTGGCGCCCAGCGTGTCCCTCGCGTTCACCGAGAGATAGAGCCGGTACCGCTCTTTGAACCGGCTGACCGCGTGGTCCAGTTGATCGACTTTCCGCCGGAGGTCCGCCGGCCCCTCCACGATCTCACGTATCGTCGGCGGGTCCCTGTGGCTCGTCTCCGGGTTCTCTTTGCGCCGCGCGATAGCTACCAGGAGGTAGACGCGGTCGGGGCCGAACGAACAGAACGACCGGAGTTCCTCGACATCGACTGCCATAGTCGATGGTCCGGTATCACGGTCTTAACGCTGTCGTGGGTTCGACAGCGGCTGACGACAGTTCGTCTCAGTCGTCGGACTGGAGCTCGGACTTGCTCTGGGCGCTACCGGCCGCGGTCTCCGGCGCCGCTGCCTCCTCGCCCCGCTCTTTGACCCGCTCGGGGTCGAACTCGTTGGTGTCGGTGTTTGGCTCCAGCCCGGCTTCCTCGACGATTTCGATGTCGTCGGCGGGCGACTGGCCCTCCGTCGTCAGATAGTCGCCAGTGAGGATACCGTCGGCGCCCGCCTCCAGGGCGGCGACCTGTCCGTCCGTGTCGAGGTTGACCTCGCGGCCGCCGGTGAGGCGCACGCGGGCCTCCGGGTGGAGGAGCCGGTAGACCGCGATGGTCTTTACCACCTCCTCGGTCGTGATGTCGGGGAGGCCCCGCTCGGCCAGGGGCGTCCCCTCGACGGGGTTGAGGATGTTCACCGGAAGCGAGGAGACGCCGATGTCCTGTAGCGCCATCGCCGCGTCGACGCGGTCGGTCGGTGACTCGCCCATCCCGAGGATGACGCCGGCACAGAGGTCCATGCCCGCGTCTTTCGCGACTTCCAGCGTCGCCACGCGGTCCTCGAAGCTGTGGCTCTGGACGATTTCCGGGAAGTACCGCGGGGAGGTCTCGATGTTGTGGTTGTAGTGGTTCAACCCCTCGTCGGCCAGAATCGCGGCCTCCTCCTCCGTGAGGATGCCCAGCGAGGCGTCGACCTCTACATCAGTCTCGTCCCGGACCAGCCGGATGGCTTCGAGTACCTCCTCCCACTCCTCGGGGCGTTGCTCCTTCGAGACGCCCTTCTCGGCGAGGACGATACCGAAGCGCTGTGACCCGTCGCGCTCGGCCCGCTTTGCGGCCTCCAGAATCTTCTCCGGACCGAGGAAGCCGTAGTTGTCGATGCCGGTGTCGAAGTGGACCGACTGGGCACAGAACCCACAGTCCTCCGCGCAGTTGCCGGCCTTGGCGTTCACGATGGAACAGGCGTCGACGGTGCCGTCGCCCAGCTGCGAGCGGACGTAGTCCGCGCCCGCGGCCAGGGCGTCGACGGGCTGGGCGATGAGCGCCAGCCCCTCCCGGCGGCCGAGTCGTTCGCCATCCAGTACGCGTGTGACCGCGTCGTCTACCGTTCGGTTGCCCGTCTCGTAAACCACGTTCCCACTGTCTGTTGACGGCCCGATAAAGATTCGGGTGCCGGGACTCACTCCTCCCGGAAATCCCGAGCCGTCGGCCCGCTCCGGACGACGTGCCCGTACTTCAGCAGCGACACGAACACCGTGCCGCCGACGGCGTTGCCCACGGTCGAGAGCCCGAGGAAGCGGCCGAACGCCATCGGACCCAGTTCCGGACTGACGAGCACCCCGGAGGTCACCTCGACCGAGCCGGCGATGCAGTGCGGGAGATGCGCGATGCCGATAGCGGCCGCGATGAGCCAGACGACGAGTAACCGCGCAGTGGTGCTGTCCGCGCCCGCGACGAGCCAGGAGAGCAGCCCCATCAACCAGCCCGCCAGCACGCCGCCGCCGAGCAGGCCGACTGCCGGCTGGTCCGTGTACACCCGCGCCAGTTCGACGAGCACCGACGGTTCGACGATGCCGATGGTCGGCCCGACCGCGACGATGAGCCCACCGAAGAGGACCGCGCCGACGAGGTTGCTCACGTAGACGATTATCCAGAGCCGTGTCAGTCGGCGCACGGTCGCCTGACGGTCGAGCACCGGCAACACCGCGAGCGCCGTGTGCTCGGTGAACAGTTCCGAGCGGCCCAGCACGACGAGGATGAATCCGACCCCGTAGGCGAAAGCGAGCAGCAGCTCCTTCGTCAGTTCACCGGTGCCAGCAACGCCGGCTGTGGTCAGGAGCACCCCCATCAACAGCGGGCCGAAGCCGATATCCAGCCCCGCGGAGAGCCCGGACAGCGAGAGCCCCGTCGTCGGTCGCTGTAGTTCGCTCAGCCCTCGCCGTATCTCGATGTCGAGGATGTCCTCGCCCTCGGCCTGTGCCGACTCCGAAGATTCAGCCACCAGCCCGGCTTGCGCCGCTCGTCGTTTCAGTGTTGGCCTCTTACCCCCGATAACCCGTGGTTACCCACCGTCACGACCCGCTTCAGTAGAGGTCGTCTATGTCCTCGGCCGACTCGGCGTGTTCCCGACTCGGGAACTCGCCTGACTCCACGGCCTCGACGTAGCCGTCGACGGC from Halomicroarcula saliterrae carries:
- a CDS encoding HTH domain-containing protein produces the protein MSHNTKLSVYLRSPVPEGTEQRQNSVLGRVDSLRRQAFVDEVAVTYWQRLSTGVDPKESSDIEALERWAADNGCTLAPTLDRHDRHSVFLGSDSVVTLPVVCVAYWEDDELRGVFPHVGPCGHCTVADGLDRVESALRSGEPLAHTGA
- a CDS encoding HTH domain-containing protein; amino-acid sequence: MPTTECPQTRRAELFVRSDLPTPSEQRRAAIENRLSQLRDVSAIDEFGTTVWAKRVPVGDEDCPERGRYDEFVDWATDAGASLAPFFDTRLCYSWETGRKRTELVMPALCLAIYEDDELVQVAPFARGGTPHSIEDCLDDLDASGAPMPAGGMTFSTAD
- a CDS encoding DUF7547 family protein produces the protein MSDAEDDVTALLGELVRTLQDLQTEVEPRTDSGRPRPPTPGELLRFTSDVTIPAAILVLKTNIEALKLLRRALRLAEGRPATASTPKGVQERASDLSRATLARLDDALTDIQGAVEGRPDDEEARELLSEARQLRADLAEQLSSDGDNSVPTEGTEVPVDVDAELQSIKDDIDDVSDGPDDTGD
- the dpsA gene encoding DNA starvation/stationary phase protection protein DpsA, which produces MATQEHVSREFGTVEENDLRLDVEKAEQVIDALNQDLADTYVLYHQVKKHHWNVEGAEFRDLHLFLGEAAEHLEEGADELAERAQALGGTPISGPAAQEEHASVEYEGQDIYDIRTSLEHDLGVYGDIIESTRDHIELAENLGDHATAQILREILVQVEEDAHHIEHYLAGDTLVMD
- the acs gene encoding acetate--CoA ligase alpha subunit, whose protein sequence is MGRLSTLFGPERVAVIGASESEGSVGRAITENLLASYDGEVLAVNPNADEVLGLPCHDDIGDVDSPGSIDVAVVVVPPHIAVDAIRQSGEVGIGNVVVITAGFGETGSDGAARERELREVAEEYDLNLVGPNSLGVMSTPKGLNATFGNEMATEGDVSFMSQSGAFVTAVLDWAAERDVGFKDIVSLGNKAILDEGDFVAEWGDDPDTDVILGYLEDIDDGEEFIRTAREVTQDTPIVLVKSGRTDAGASAAASHTGAMAGSERAYEAGLEQAGTLRVESVQELFDYAQILSGQPLPDGEEIAIVTNAGGPGVMTTDAVGDSDLSLAEFTDETFEELRETMPEAANIYNPVDIIGDAPAERFEQALETVLSDENVSMAVVVACPTAVLSFEKLAEVVVEQQQESGLPVATTLMGGKSVGAGQEILTEAGIPQYFDPARAVGSLDALTEYRNISEREFEAPERFDVDRDRAREILQSASRRETNRLGVEAMDLLDAYGIPTPQGAVVDSPGEAAAVAEEIGEEVVMKIVSPDILHKSDIGGVEVGVPPEEVRDTYEDLVVRARNYQSDATILGVQVQEMVDLDSGTETILGMNRDPQFGPLLLFGLGGIFVEVLEDTTVRVAPVSEPEAREMLDDIESAPLLQGARGRDPVDETALVETVQRLSQLVTDFPAIVELDINPLVATPDGVQAVDLRLTLDQEEL
- a CDS encoding phosphotransacetylase family protein, with protein sequence MTDTLLVTSIEEGIGKTAITLALGKAAKEAGKTVGYMKPKGTRLQSAVGKTRDEDPMLARELLDLDAEMHEMEPIVYSPTFISEAVRGRENPAELRERVVENFEALSADTDLMMVEGSDRLDTGGIVDLTDADIAEALDARVMLVCGYGTTGDADKVLAAADQLGDRLDGVLFNGVTDSAMDELVDDVMPFLESHDVPVYGALPRVQDLAGITIGELARSLGADVLTNEASTDTHIERFTVGAMGGNKALDQFRRTRDAVMVSGGDRSEVQTAALEASGIKALLLTGGFRPASAVLGRAEEENVPILLVQSDTRTTIDRVEDVLHSGRTRDPDTVTRMQGLLADGVDVDSLLGLSE
- the bioB gene encoding biotin synthase BioB — translated: MVYETGNRTVDDAVTRVLDGERLGRREGLALIAQPVDALAAGADYVRSQLGDGTVDACSIVNAKAGNCAEDCGFCAQSVHFDTGIDNYGFLGPEKILEAAKRAERDGSQRFGIVLAEKGVSKEQRPEEWEEVLEAIRLVRDETDVEVDASLGILTEEEAAILADEGLNHYNHNIETSPRYFPEIVQSHSFEDRVATLEVAKDAGMDLCAGVILGMGESPTDRVDAAMALQDIGVSSLPVNILNPVEGTPLAERGLPDITTEEVVKTIAVYRLLHPEARVRLTGGREVNLDTDGQVAALEAGADGILTGDYLTTEGQSPADDIEIVEEAGLEPNTDTNEFDPERVKERGEEAAAPETAAGSAQSKSELQSDD
- a CDS encoding formate/nitrite transporter family protein codes for the protein MAESSESAQAEGEDILDIEIRRGLSELQRPTTGLSLSGLSAGLDIGFGPLLMGVLLTTAGVAGTGELTKELLLAFAYGVGFILVVLGRSELFTEHTALAVLPVLDRQATVRRLTRLWIIVYVSNLVGAVLFGGLIVAVGPTIGIVEPSVLVELARVYTDQPAVGLLGGGVLAGWLMGLLSWLVAGADSTTARLLVVWLIAAAIGIAHLPHCIAGSVEVTSGVLVSPELGPMAFGRFLGLSTVGNAVGGTVFVSLLKYGHVVRSGPTARDFREE